Proteins from one Desulfonema limicola genomic window:
- a CDS encoding alpha/beta fold hydrolase: MKKQILFILIPFLLLTGCASNQFSLRHDVALSFDSERIAYDVVGKGKTALIFIHGWSCDGRYWQKQIPVFAKEYQVITVDLAGHGHSSLDRSEFSMLSFANDVKAVIDKENIDRTILIGHSMGGGVIAEAARLMPEKVAGIVGIDTLQNVAERTPQSVIDEMVKPFESDFKSAAQNFVSPMFPKGTDQQLMNWVKEDMSSAPKEIALSAFRNYLGQYVNGEAAIVFKDITIPVVSINARLWPTAPEENRKHIKNYQLFYIEKTGHFPMLEKPEEFNMLLKKVINSIESKSK, translated from the coding sequence ATGAAAAAACAGATATTATTTATACTAATACCTTTTCTCCTGTTAACAGGATGTGCGAGCAACCAGTTTTCTCTCAGGCATGATGTCGCATTGTCTTTTGATTCAGAACGTATCGCTTATGATGTGGTCGGCAAAGGAAAAACTGCACTGATTTTTATTCACGGCTGGAGTTGTGACGGACGTTACTGGCAGAAACAAATTCCTGTATTCGCAAAAGAGTATCAGGTAATCACAGTTGATTTGGCTGGACATGGACATTCCTCATTAGACAGATCCGAGTTTTCAATGTTATCCTTCGCTAACGATGTGAAAGCAGTTATTGATAAAGAAAACATTGATAGAACTATTTTGATCGGGCATTCAATGGGAGGCGGTGTGATTGCTGAAGCAGCCAGATTAATGCCGGAAAAAGTAGCTGGGATTGTAGGAATTGATACCTTGCAAAATGTTGCGGAGCGCACCCCTCAAAGTGTAATTGATGAAATGGTAAAACCCTTTGAATCTGATTTTAAAAGTGCCGCACAGAATTTTGTTTCACCAATGTTTCCGAAAGGCACTGATCAACAATTGATGAATTGGGTAAAAGAAGATATGTCATCTGCCCCAAAGGAAATTGCTTTAAGTGCCTTTCGTAACTATCTGGGTCAGTATGTAAACGGAGAAGCTGCCATTGTATTTAAAGATATCACTATTCCTGTGGTCTCAATAAATGCCAGATTATGGCCGACAGCACCTGAAGAAAACAGAAAGCATATAAAAAACTATCAGCTTTTTTATATTGAGAAAACAGGTCACTTTCCAATGCTGGAAAAGCCAGAAGAATTTAATATGCTGTTGAAAAAAGTCATTAACTCCATAGAATCAAAAAGTAAATAA
- a CDS encoding response regulator: MVINVLVVDDSSVMRAMILKTMRMSGLPLGTIHQAGNGKEGLDILQQNWIDLVVVDINMPVMNGEEMIDYMRGNPETRDISVIVISTEGSNTRIERLLNKGAAFIHKPFTPENIRDTVRELMGLGANDEAGD; encoded by the coding sequence ATGGTAATTAATGTCCTTGTTGTAGATGACAGCAGCGTTATGCGTGCTATGATATTAAAAACGATGCGGATGAGCGGTCTTCCTCTTGGAACAATACATCAGGCTGGCAATGGAAAGGAAGGTCTTGATATTCTTCAGCAAAACTGGATAGATCTTGTCGTTGTGGACATTAATATGCCGGTTATGAACGGTGAGGAAATGATTGATTATATGCGCGGAAATCCTGAAACACGAGACATTTCAGTTATAGTTATCTCTACTGAAGGAAGTAATACAAGGATTGAAAGACTGCTCAACAAAGGAGCTGCATTTATACATAAACCGTTCACGCCGGAGAATATTAGAGATACAGTCAGGGAGCTTATGGGGTTAGGAGCTAATGATGAAGCAGGTGATTAA
- a CDS encoding HPP family protein translates to MKTKTVKDLMVPLSEYATVKTGATLYDVVVSLKKAQEEFDKTRYRHRAVLVLDDNNNIVGKVTQFDILRALEPKYDEMLSGTKKSFNLGFTRSFQKSMLEQLRLWDGPMEHICKKAMEKKVETFMYKPEDVEIIEETSTLSEAIHQLVIGSHQSLLVIDNKKVIGVLRLTDVFEAIAESVLSCELQ, encoded by the coding sequence ATGAAAACAAAAACTGTAAAAGATTTAATGGTTCCGCTTTCGGAATATGCAACAGTTAAAACAGGTGCGACATTATATGATGTTGTTGTGTCATTAAAAAAAGCTCAGGAAGAATTTGACAAAACACGCTATCGTCATAGAGCAGTGCTGGTTTTGGATGATAATAATAATATTGTCGGCAAGGTTACCCAGTTTGATATTCTCAGGGCACTTGAGCCTAAATATGATGAAATGCTTTCCGGAACTAAAAAATCATTTAATCTGGGTTTTACCCGCAGCTTTCAAAAAAGTATGCTCGAACAGCTGAGACTCTGGGATGGTCCCATGGAGCATATTTGTAAAAAAGCCATGGAAAAAAAAGTTGAAACCTTTATGTATAAACCTGAGGATGTTGAAATTATAGAAGAAACTTCTACACTTAGTGAAGCTATCCACCAACTTGTTATAGGCAGTCATCAATCTCTGCTAGTTATTGATAATAAAAAGGTAATCGGGGTATTAAGATTGACTGATGTTTTTGAAGCCATTGCAGAGTCAGTATTATCCTGTGAATTACAGTAA
- a CDS encoding Hpy99I family type II restriction endonuclease (The prototype restriction enzyme for this family is found in Helicobacter pylori and recognizes the site CGWCG.) gives MIEIKDIVINKIAVSDVVANSVGIINALNGKNAMVLFVGLNKILRVDIKNLEVLNVEHTGKGYEKKICNICHILKPTEEFDINQTDAKGQKTTRPSCKECRKDIDGVKLTIAEKKKMDKLKPEKGNVFECPICMKRTIVGVTANLVRDHDHKTGKGREWICDSCNTGLGKFKDNIQFLENVINYLKKYE, from the coding sequence ATGATAGAAATTAAAGACATTGTAATTAACAAGATAGCAGTGAGTGATGTAGTTGCTAATTCCGTAGGGATTATTAACGCATTAAATGGAAAAAATGCTATGGTTTTATTCGTTGGGTTAAATAAGATATTGAGAGTAGATATTAAAAATCTTGAGGTTCTTAACGTTGAACATACAGGGAAGGGATATGAGAAAAAAATATGTAATATTTGTCATATTCTAAAACCCACAGAAGAGTTTGATATAAATCAAACAGATGCAAAAGGTCAAAAGACCACTCGACCAAGCTGTAAAGAATGTAGAAAAGATATAGATGGCGTTAAATTGACAATAGCAGAAAAAAAGAAAATGGATAAACTAAAGCCTGAAAAAGGCAATGTTTTTGAATGCCCTATCTGCATGAAAAGAACGATAGTGGGAGTAACAGCAAATTTGGTTAGAGACCATGATCATAAAACGGGTAAGGGTCGAGAATGGATTTGTGATAGTTGCAATACAGGGTTAGGGAAATTTAAAGACAATATTCAATTTTTAGAAAACGTAATCAATTATCTTAAAAAATATGAATAA
- a CDS encoding chemotaxis protein CheD has protein sequence MRQVVLVGDMKVGSNEDVLVTHALGSCLGLMIYDPAARVGGMLHAMLPLSKINPQKAESNPFMFVDTGVPRLFKAVYELGGKKARMVVKAAGCGRPLSNNEMFKIGERNYIVLKKILWKNNVMLESEDIGGTASRTVHFNILTGEIIISSNSQKKNL, from the coding sequence ATGAGACAAGTTGTTTTAGTGGGTGATATGAAGGTAGGGAGCAATGAGGATGTTCTTGTAACACATGCTTTGGGCAGCTGCCTGGGATTAATGATTTATGACCCTGCCGCCAGGGTTGGCGGAATGCTCCATGCAATGCTGCCATTGTCCAAGATTAATCCTCAAAAAGCTGAATCAAACCCATTTATGTTTGTTGATACAGGAGTGCCCAGATTATTTAAAGCAGTTTATGAACTTGGAGGAAAAAAAGCCAGGATGGTAGTCAAGGCTGCTGGATGCGGGCGGCCCCTGAGTAATAATGAAATGTTTAAAATAGGAGAACGCAATTATATAGTTTTAAAAAAAATACTATGGAAAAACAATGTAATGCTTGAATCTGAAGATATTGGCGGTACTGCAAGCCGTACAGTGCATTTTAATATTTTAACAGGTGAAATAATTATCAGCAGCAATAGTCAAAAGAAGAATTTATAG
- a CDS encoding type II toxin-antitoxin system VapC family toxin, whose product MNGDYLLDTNIVIGLFANDSKIIDKITNSKNIAVPCIVIGELCYGANKSVKSRENLLRIEDFAQNNIVLNCDEITAKYYGSVKDRLRLKGRPIPENDIWIAAIALQYDMTLITRDEHFKEVEKLKIEKW is encoded by the coding sequence ATGAATGGTGATTATTTGCTTGATACCAACATTGTAATTGGTTTATTCGCTAATGATTCAAAAATAATTGATAAAATAACTAATTCTAAAAATATAGCTGTACCATGTATAGTAATCGGCGAGCTTTGTTACGGAGCAAATAAGTCAGTTAAGTCGAGAGAGAATCTATTACGAATAGAAGATTTTGCACAAAATAACATTGTGTTAAATTGTGATGAAATTACCGCTAAATATTACGGTTCAGTTAAAGACAGATTACGACTTAAAGGTCGTCCAATTCCTGAGAATGATATTTGGATTGCTGCAATAGCATTACAGTATGATATGACTTTAATAACTCGTGATGAGCATTTTAAAGAAGTCGAGAAACTCAAAATAGAAAAATGGTAA
- a CDS encoding DNA-methyltransferase, producing the protein MNENILNKLHIANAVEFMKNYMEKNSIDLTVTSPPYDDLRNYKGYKFEFEEIAGELFRITKKGGIVVWVVGDKIKNGNKSLTSFKHALHFQEIGFNVHDVMIYAKKNTPFMRSNAYTNGYEYMFVLSKGRPNTFNPIKEPTVRSGMEMLVHNKGPDGKNKKVLKELKKEKTKSNIWYYAVGLGGSTKDKIAFKHPAVFPENLAQDHILSWSNEGDVVFDPMCGSGTTCKMAALNNRNYIGVDISEEYIKIAQKRLNNTLGRLFA; encoded by the coding sequence ATGAATGAAAATATATTAAACAAATTACATATAGCTAATGCAGTTGAGTTTATGAAGAATTATATGGAAAAAAACAGCATTGATCTTACAGTTACTTCACCTCCATATGATGATTTAAGAAATTATAAGGGATATAAATTTGAATTTGAAGAAATTGCTGGTGAACTTTTCAGAATAACTAAAAAAGGAGGAATAGTTGTTTGGGTTGTTGGAGATAAAATAAAGAACGGAAATAAATCATTAACCAGTTTTAAACATGCTTTACATTTTCAAGAAATTGGTTTTAATGTCCACGATGTGATGATTTATGCTAAGAAAAATACTCCGTTTATGCGGTCGAATGCTTACACTAACGGATATGAGTACATGTTTGTATTGTCTAAAGGACGTCCTAATACTTTTAATCCTATAAAAGAACCAACAGTTAGAAGCGGTATGGAAATGCTTGTTCATAATAAAGGCCCAGATGGAAAAAATAAAAAAGTATTAAAGGAATTAAAGAAAGAAAAAACAAAAAGCAATATATGGTATTACGCTGTTGGATTAGGTGGCAGCACTAAAGACAAAATCGCTTTTAAACATCCAGCAGTATTCCCAGAGAATTTAGCACAAGATCATATATTATCTTGGAGTAATGAGGGAGATGTTGTTTTTGACCCTATGTGCGGGTCCGGCACAACTTGTAAAATGGCGGCATTAAATAATAGGAATTATATTGGTGTTGATATTAGCGAAGAATACATAAAAATCGCACAAAAAAGGTTAAATAATACGTTAGGAAGATTGTTTGCATGA
- a CDS encoding YbjQ family protein, with protein MESLIILMILIILGYFCGTWFEKKHYKSINEREKAFITMPTITAKTIDINQSDVENSQLVYGSVVISNDYFKQILASLRNIFGGRVKSYESLVDRARREAVLRMKEQAPGNTTIIINVRLETSAIGSNANKKNTIGSIEAMAYGTALTLKI; from the coding sequence ATGGAAAGTCTGATTATTCTTATGATTTTAATTATCCTTGGTTATTTTTGCGGAACATGGTTTGAAAAAAAACACTATAAATCAATAAATGAAAGAGAAAAAGCATTTATTACCATGCCTACCATTACTGCAAAAACTATTGACATAAATCAATCGGACGTGGAAAATTCACAACTGGTATATGGCAGTGTTGTTATTTCAAATGATTATTTTAAGCAGATACTGGCCTCATTAAGAAATATATTTGGAGGCAGGGTTAAATCCTATGAATCCCTGGTTGACAGGGCAAGGCGGGAGGCAGTACTGCGAATGAAAGAACAGGCACCAGGGAATACAACAATAATTATTAATGTCCGTCTGGAAACATCTGCTATCGGCAGCAATGCCAACAAAAAAAACACCATAGGAAGTATTGAAGCTATGGCCTATGGAACAGCTTTGACATTAAAAATATGA
- a CDS encoding SMEK domain-containing protein encodes MNNQDKYIKKIHRYLNFLRLEIETLNRVNLMDYNIIAEYFYRDLLVYYGFSLKNLNENRVGIS; translated from the coding sequence ATGAATAATCAAGATAAATATATTAAAAAAATACACCGGTATCTTAATTTTCTCAGGTTGGAAATTGAAACACTAAACAGAGTTAATTTGATGGATTACAATATAATTGCAGAATATTTTTATAGAGACTTACTTGTTTATTACGGATTCAGTCTCAAAAATTTGAATGAAAACAGGGTTGGTATAAGTTAA
- a CDS encoding protein-glutamate methylesterase/protein-glutamine glutaminase yields the protein MIKVLIVDDSAVVRTILTEELSKYKDIEIVGSAVDPYVARDKIVKLKPDVITLDLEMPRMDGLSFLVKLMKYYPMPVVVLSSLTPKNSETALKALELGAIEVLCKPGSAYSTLDVSRNLVNAIRAAASASIKRQLKKPAPAAEISTSLVNFQFQTTHKVIAIGASTGGTKAIEVILRGMPITTPGIVIVQHMPENFTTAFAKRLNDICQIEVREAKDNDHVVPGLALIAPGNRHMLLHRSGGNYLVKIKDGVPVYYQRPSVDVLFRSVAKHASKNAVGVLLTGMGADGAKGLLEMRENGAYTMAQDEETSIVFGMPKEAIKIGAADEITPLPQISKRIINALNDPGKLKK from the coding sequence ATGATAAAAGTGCTTATTGTTGACGATTCTGCAGTAGTCAGAACTATTTTAACTGAAGAATTATCAAAATACAAAGATATAGAAATTGTTGGCAGTGCAGTTGATCCTTATGTAGCGCGTGATAAAATTGTAAAACTCAAGCCGGATGTAATCACTTTGGATCTGGAAATGCCCAGAATGGATGGTTTATCATTTCTTGTTAAATTAATGAAATATTATCCCATGCCTGTTGTTGTGCTTAGTTCCCTTACCCCTAAAAACAGTGAAACAGCTCTAAAGGCTCTTGAACTTGGCGCTATTGAGGTTCTTTGTAAACCTGGTTCTGCATATTCAACACTGGATGTTTCCAGAAATCTGGTTAATGCAATCAGGGCTGCTGCATCTGCAAGCATTAAAAGACAGCTTAAAAAACCGGCACCAGCAGCGGAAATCAGCACCTCACTGGTTAATTTCCAATTCCAGACCACACATAAAGTAATTGCCATAGGTGCTTCAACCGGTGGAACAAAAGCTATTGAGGTAATTTTGAGGGGAATGCCCATTACAACCCCTGGTATTGTCATTGTTCAGCATATGCCTGAAAATTTTACAACAGCTTTTGCAAAAAGACTTAATGATATCTGCCAGATTGAAGTCCGTGAAGCTAAAGACAATGACCATGTTGTTCCAGGATTAGCACTCATTGCCCCTGGAAACCGTCATATGCTGCTGCACAGAAGCGGGGGAAATTACCTGGTCAAGATCAAAGACGGAGTGCCGGTTTATTATCAGCGGCCCAGTGTAGATGTATTGTTCCGGTCTGTAGCAAAACATGCCAGCAAAAATGCAGTTGGTGTATTATTAACAGGCATGGGCGCAGACGGAGCCAAAGGACTTCTGGAAATGCGTGAAAACGGAGCTTATACAATGGCTCAGGATGAAGAAACAAGCATAGTATTTGGTATGCCCAAAGAAGCAATAAAAATAGGGGCTGCTGATGAAATTACCCCGCTTCCGCAAATCTCAAAACGTATTATCAACGCGTTAAACGATCCTGGAAAATTAAAAAAATAG
- a CDS encoding SLC13 family permease, with translation MSNEIMTPEQTSFDWKKYMFLSIGLILFIIVYYSPPWPDAIDPLGKHFPLSREAKGAIAVFLLAGTWWVFEVVPIGVTSITIGVLQALFLIRPAKVAFKDFMDPSVLFIFASIVIGMVFTKTGLTKRLAYKMLTVVGERTSMIYLGCFLVTGVLTHIMAHTAVAATIYPLLLAVYALYGEGNKPTKFGKGLFIGMAYVAGAGSIVTLLGAARGAVALGFFKDIVGKDITFFELSFYMFPVGWLMIFLLWGFFMIVCKPEKKVIPGLREKASQLASEQGPITSREIVAAVIIFACILVMSLRSFVPALQVIDKTAIILISTILFFIVGILDIDDLEEIPWNIILLFAGAMSIGFCLWETEAAKWMAVNWLVLFQESSGFIFIMGMAFFVMLMTNFIMNVAAIAISLPVALVIAPYLGVAPEVILFSSLVVAGMPFLLLVGAAPNAIAYDSKQFTTGEFFLYGIPASILLLIVTGLAVAVIWPIMGMPVSVPVIGN, from the coding sequence ATGTCAAACGAGATAATGACTCCAGAGCAAACAAGTTTTGACTGGAAAAAATACATGTTTCTTAGTATAGGTTTAATACTTTTTATCATAGTTTACTATTCTCCCCCATGGCCTGATGCAATAGATCCTTTAGGAAAACATTTCCCCCTCAGCCGGGAAGCTAAGGGAGCCATTGCAGTATTTCTGCTGGCAGGAACCTGGTGGGTATTTGAAGTAGTGCCAATAGGTGTTACAAGTATAACAATCGGAGTTCTTCAGGCACTTTTTTTAATCAGGCCCGCAAAAGTGGCTTTTAAAGATTTTATGGACCCGTCAGTATTGTTTATTTTTGCATCAATAGTTATTGGCATGGTTTTTACAAAAACCGGTCTGACCAAAAGACTGGCCTATAAAATGCTGACAGTTGTGGGAGAAAGAACCAGTATGATATATTTAGGCTGCTTCCTGGTTACAGGAGTACTAACTCATATCATGGCCCATACTGCTGTTGCTGCTACCATATATCCTTTGCTCCTGGCTGTTTATGCTCTTTATGGAGAAGGCAACAAGCCGACCAAGTTTGGAAAGGGTCTGTTCATAGGCATGGCCTATGTTGCCGGTGCAGGCAGTATTGTTACCCTGCTGGGTGCAGCCAGAGGTGCCGTTGCCCTTGGATTTTTTAAAGATATTGTTGGCAAGGATATTACATTTTTTGAACTGAGTTTTTATATGTTTCCTGTTGGATGGCTTATGATATTTCTGCTCTGGGGATTTTTTATGATTGTGTGCAAGCCTGAAAAAAAGGTTATTCCAGGATTACGTGAAAAAGCCAGTCAGCTTGCTTCAGAACAGGGTCCCATTACATCCAGAGAGATTGTAGCTGCTGTTATTATTTTTGCATGTATCCTGGTCATGTCTCTGCGCTCGTTTGTTCCGGCTCTCCAGGTAATTGATAAAACCGCTATTATCCTTATTTCTACAATATTATTCTTTATTGTAGGTATTCTGGATATTGATGATCTTGAAGAAATTCCCTGGAACATCATACTTCTTTTTGCAGGAGCCATGAGCATAGGCTTTTGCCTCTGGGAAACAGAAGCAGCAAAATGGATGGCTGTCAACTGGCTGGTATTATTTCAGGAATCAAGCGGGTTTATCTTTATTATGGGTATGGCATTTTTTGTAATGCTTATGACCAATTTTATCATGAACGTGGCAGCTATTGCCATTTCCCTTCCGGTTGCCCTGGTAATTGCACCTTATCTTGGAGTGGCTCCTGAAGTTATCCTGTTTTCCTCACTGGTTGTTGCAGGTATGCCTTTTCTTCTTCTTGTAGGCGCAGCTCCTAATGCCATTGCCTATGATTCAAAACAGTTTACAACAGGCGAATTTTTCCTTTATGGTATTCCTGCCAGTATCCTGCTGCTTATTGTTACAGGTCTTGCAGTAGCTGTTATATGGCCTATTATGGGTATGCCTGTCAGCGTACCTGTTATTGGAAACTGA
- a CDS encoding chemotaxis protein CheX, with amino-acid sequence MKQVIKKILYQVTEDVLGKLAFMFTFPEDERELIENDSVLTASVSFEGMYKGALVMTISDHVLPELTGNMLGIEEDETSTSEQQHDALKELINVICGNLLPEIAGKEAIFKVGMPQIFFNQQAPSFSDLTPVSSAKLAIEDGECDIHLYIQGELSPDIISQNNESESHTQDDF; translated from the coding sequence ATGAAGCAGGTGATTAAAAAAATATTATACCAGGTAACAGAAGATGTTTTAGGCAAACTGGCTTTTATGTTTACCTTTCCTGAAGATGAAAGGGAATTGATTGAAAATGATTCTGTATTAACAGCAAGTGTTTCATTTGAAGGTATGTATAAAGGAGCGCTTGTTATGACAATTTCCGATCATGTTCTTCCTGAATTAACGGGAAATATGCTGGGAATAGAAGAAGATGAAACCAGTACATCAGAACAGCAGCATGATGCTCTGAAAGAACTGATAAATGTGATTTGCGGCAACCTGCTGCCTGAAATTGCAGGTAAAGAAGCAATCTTTAAAGTCGGCATGCCCCAGATTTTTTTTAATCAGCAAGCCCCCTCTTTTTCCGATTTAACTCCTGTATCATCGGCAAAGCTTGCTATTGAGGATGGTGAATGTGATATTCATTTATATATTCAGGGTGAATTATCACCAGATATAATTTCTCAAAACAATGAATCTGAAAGCCATACACAAGATGATTTTTAA
- a CDS encoding methyl-accepting chemotaxis protein: MQFNALIKKTGKIFFIMIFTSILISALFSAWDYLGAKKRLEKDFSESIAPIPERLGNTLQKPLWFLDESLTQNLVELEMKNNKIAGIVIREADGKTIFFAKIRDKDGNILDLKEKISGNNIKITEEIHYEEKTIGYADIYFTKQYIEQELKNMVFFMFIKVIIMSIILVSLLMLIIKYFLVKPINEIVEGLDIVGKEIEYASHRVSSTGQHLTEGTGRQASSVEETSASLEEIASMIRQNAQNVNHSNNLMIETSRVVTQAADSMTELTASMEEISEKSDKTRKIIKTIEEIAFQTNLLALNAAVEAARAGEAGSGFAVVADEVRNLAIRSGQEAKNTAALIEASIRGIHKGTELVHKTNDAFSNVAQGAKKVGELLGEVTAASQEQSQGINQVSRAIVRY; this comes from the coding sequence ATGCAATTTAATGCTCTTATCAAAAAAACAGGTAAGATATTTTTTATCATGATTTTTACCTCGATCTTGATCTCAGCTTTATTTAGTGCATGGGATTACCTTGGAGCCAAAAAAAGACTTGAAAAGGATTTTTCTGAATCTATTGCTCCAATTCCTGAACGTCTGGGAAACACCCTGCAAAAACCATTATGGTTTCTTGATGAAAGCCTTACTCAAAATCTTGTTGAACTTGAAATGAAAAATAATAAAATTGCAGGTATTGTTATAAGAGAGGCAGATGGAAAAACAATTTTTTTTGCAAAAATAAGGGATAAAGATGGAAACATTCTGGACTTAAAAGAAAAAATCTCAGGCAATAATATTAAAATAACAGAAGAGATTCATTATGAAGAAAAAACAATAGGATATGCTGATATATACTTTACAAAGCAGTATATTGAACAAGAATTAAAAAACATGGTATTTTTCATGTTTATCAAGGTTATTATAATGAGTATCATTCTTGTCAGCCTGCTGATGCTTATAATTAAATATTTTCTTGTTAAACCCATAAACGAGATTGTTGAAGGTCTTGATATTGTTGGAAAAGAAATTGAATATGCTTCCCACAGAGTATCATCAACAGGCCAGCATCTTACTGAAGGGACAGGACGACAGGCATCATCAGTTGAAGAAACATCAGCTTCTCTTGAAGAGATTGCTTCAATGATTCGTCAAAATGCACAAAATGTAAATCATTCAAATAATCTTATGATAGAAACATCCAGAGTTGTAACCCAGGCTGCAGATTCCATGACAGAACTGACCGCATCTATGGAAGAAATATCTGAAAAAAGTGATAAAACAAGAAAGATTATTAAAACCATAGAAGAGATTGCTTTTCAAACTAATCTCCTGGCCCTTAATGCAGCAGTTGAAGCTGCCAGAGCAGGTGAAGCTGGTTCAGGTTTTGCTGTTGTTGCAGATGAAGTCAGGAACCTGGCTATACGTTCCGGTCAGGAAGCAAAAAATACTGCTGCATTAATTGAAGCTTCGATAAGAGGCATACATAAAGGCACAGAATTAGTCCACAAAACTAATGACGCTTTCTCAAATGTTGCACAAGGTGCTAAAAAGGTCGGGGAGCTTTTGGGAGAAGTTACTGCTGCATCACAGGAACAGTCCCAGGGAATAAACCAGGTCAGCAGAGCCATTGTCAGATATTGA
- a CDS encoding M48 family metallopeptidase has product MKYTPGIVKENVNISKESPVYEFFILLSGLLLIILGLYFILGFAINIIVPEISPELENILGKNLINRFEMPENSGKRNKSLQDFADNLQKKCINLEYNFILHIVESSQINAIALPGGHIVVFSELIDTIDSENELAFVLFHEMGHFANRDHLKGIGRSIVFIAITSLLLGSDNQLVNLMTQGIQLGENKFSREQEIAADEFALRSLNCFYGNTAGAADFFNKLADNEKPSGFIGKYYLTHPESKNRAAHLENYSNAQGFKTQGRLIPVPENIKQEHD; this is encoded by the coding sequence ATGAAATATACCCCTGGCATTGTCAAAGAAAATGTAAATATATCAAAAGAATCCCCTGTTTATGAATTTTTCATACTTTTATCAGGACTGCTTTTAATTATTCTCGGCTTATATTTTATTCTGGGCTTTGCAATTAATATTATTGTTCCTGAAATATCCCCTGAACTGGAAAATATTCTTGGCAAAAACTTAATTAATCGTTTTGAAATGCCTGAAAATTCAGGTAAAAGAAATAAATCACTTCAGGACTTTGCAGATAATCTGCAAAAAAAATGTATAAACCTGGAATATAATTTTATTCTTCATATAGTTGAATCTTCCCAAATCAATGCCATCGCACTTCCTGGAGGCCATATTGTTGTTTTTTCAGAACTTATTGATACAATAGATTCTGAAAATGAACTGGCATTTGTTCTGTTCCATGAAATGGGGCATTTTGCAAACAGGGATCATTTAAAAGGGATTGGAAGATCCATTGTTTTTATAGCAATTACATCTTTACTGCTCGGATCTGATAACCAGCTTGTGAATTTAATGACTCAGGGTATCCAGCTTGGTGAAAACAAATTTTCCCGTGAGCAGGAAATTGCTGCAGATGAATTTGCCCTGAGAAGCTTAAATTGTTTTTACGGAAATACAGCCGGAGCAGCAGACTTTTTCAATAAGCTTGCAGATAATGAAAAACCTTCAGGATTTATTGGAAAATATTATTTAACCCATCCTGAATCAAAAAACAGGGCTGCTCATTTGGAAAATTACAGCAATGCCCAGGGTTTCAAGACTCAAGGCCGCCTGATACCAGTTCCTGAAAATATAAAGCAGGAACATGATTAA
- a CDS encoding response regulator: MNITLLIIDQDNPFRNNLIGRLHHENYKILLAVRQEDIKQILDKEDIDVVLLNLDKTNREGLMILKQIKTESPLTEIIIINSSKHIALSIEGMKLGAFDDFFLPFDVESLIQRIKDAFLHKLSKK, encoded by the coding sequence ATGAACATAACACTTTTAATCATAGACCAGGATAATCCATTTCGTAATAATTTAATAGGACGCTTGCATCACGAAAATTATAAAATCCTGCTTGCCGTGCGCCAGGAAGATATAAAGCAGATACTGGACAAGGAAGATATTGATGTTGTTTTGCTTAATTTAGACAAAACAAACAGGGAGGGTTTGATGATTTTAAAACAAATAAAAACTGAAAGCCCTCTTACTGAAATAATAATTATAAACAGTTCAAAGCATATTGCATTATCTATTGAAGGAATGAAGCTTGGAGCATTTGATGATTTTTTTCTTCCTTTTGATGTTGAATCCCTGATTCAAAGGATAAAAGATGCCTTTTTACATAAACTATCAAAAAAATGA